The window GAAGTGTACGTAGAAGAAGGACTGCAAGAACACTTTCAATTTTTACCCGGCTCCTCGCTTCTTAAACCCACGCCCAAGGAAGCTCCAGGACCTTCTACAAAAATTATCCTTGTGGATTGTTCCAACGAGCGCCGCCCCGGTCTTTATTTCGAGTCCTGGCGTCGGAAAGCCGATCTGAATTTCGATCATCACATCGATAACACGCGATTTGCTTCCCTGAACGTGGTCGAGCCCCAAGCCTCCTCGACAAGCGAAGTGATCTTTAAATGCATCGAAAGGCTGTCGCTGCCCTGTTCGAAGGAGGCGGCCTCCAACTTTTACGTCGGGCTGCTGACCGATACCAACGGATTTTGTTTTCGCTCCTTGCTGCCGGAAACCTTTGAACTGGCGGCAAAACTGGTGCGGCTGGGCGCCGATCCCGAAGAGCTTTCCCTTCGTTCTTTTAGGAATTACCCCCTGTCCCGGTTTTTCCTGTTGAGAGAAGTTTTAAATCAAACCCAATTTGTAGAGAACGCCCAAGTCGCCTATTACATCCTTACCCAGGATATGTACCAGAGAACGGGATCGAGCCCTGGAGAATCTGAAAATTTTCTTTATTATCTTCAAATGGTCAATTCGGTCGCTGTTGCCTTCATGCTCGAAGAGCTTTCGCCCGTGCTCACCCGTTTAAGCTTGCGTTCTTCAAAACAGTTTGACGTGCGCACCGTCGCTTCCAAGTTTGGGGGAGGCGGGCATAAGCAGGCCGCGGGAGCACGCTTGAAACTGGGACTAAAAGACGCTCTAAAAGCCGTTTTATCTGAAATCCAGGCTTTGCTCAATTCAACATGCTAAAAACAACTCTTCAAGACACAGCACATGGATATAGACGGGGTATTACTGGTAGATAAACCTAAAGGCTTTACGTCCCATGACGTGGTCGATTTTGTAAGGAAAAAATTCAAAATTAAAAAAGTCGGTCATTGCGGGACCTTGGATCCCCTGGCTACAGGGTTGCTTGTGCTCGTTTTAGGGAAAGCCACCAAGATTCAAGATTTGCTCATGTCTGAAGACAAGCGCTACGAAGGGGTATTGCGGCTCGGGCAATCAACATTAACCCAAGATTCCGATGGGCAACTCGTCGAAGAAAAGCCCGTTCCCCCCCTTTCTTTGGAAGAAATTAAGAAAGTTTTTGATCGCTATGTCGGGGATTTTTACCAGGTCCCGCCCATGATCTCGGCTATCAAAAGCCATGGTGTGCCCCTCTACAAGCTGGCCAGGGAAGGAAAAGAAATCGAAAGGAAGCCCCGCCTCGTCCACGTTTACAGCTATGAGATTAAGAAATGGGATTCTCCCTTCATACATTTTGAAGTTGTTTGCGGAAAGGGATTTTACGTCCGCACCTACTGCCATGACATTGGGCAGGATTTGGGTTGTGGAGGGCACCTTTTTTCTCTAGTACGCCTCCAATCCGGAAATTTCAAGT is drawn from Methylacidiphilum infernorum V4 and contains these coding sequences:
- a CDS encoding DHH family phosphoesterase, giving the protein MQPKEDLAAIKALFEENGSFVILSHCRPDGDAYGSAIGLALVLKGIGKKVEVYVEEGLQEHFQFLPGSSLLKPTPKEAPGPSTKIILVDCSNERRPGLYFESWRRKADLNFDHHIDNTRFASLNVVEPQASSTSEVIFKCIERLSLPCSKEAASNFYVGLLTDTNGFCFRSLLPETFELAAKLVRLGADPEELSLRSFRNYPLSRFFLLREVLNQTQFVENAQVAYYILTQDMYQRTGSSPGESENFLYYLQMVNSVAVAFMLEELSPVLTRLSLRSSKQFDVRTVASKFGGGGHKQAAGARLKLGLKDALKAVLSEIQALLNSTC
- the truB gene encoding tRNA pseudouridine(55) synthase TruB, whose amino-acid sequence is MDIDGVLLVDKPKGFTSHDVVDFVRKKFKIKKVGHCGTLDPLATGLLVLVLGKATKIQDLLMSEDKRYEGVLRLGQSTLTQDSDGQLVEEKPVPPLSLEEIKKVFDRYVGDFYQVPPMISAIKSHGVPLYKLAREGKEIERKPRLVHVYSYEIKKWDSPFIHFEVVCGKGFYVRTYCHDIGQDLGCGGHLFSLVRLQSGNFKLNQALSFDFLNSLKSPEELLNHVLTLPQVSRIRRQ